A single genomic interval of Spirochaetota bacterium harbors:
- a CDS encoding nicotinate phosphoribosyltransferase, translating to MLQFCSNILRSFATDAYKVSHFLQLPKNTQAVRFYIAPRHALRPENNNYIVFGIRYFIEKYLKIPISYQDIEETKKIWESFNLGGISSTFPEKEFKKIISKYKGFLPIKIVGVKEGTILNKYNIPIFIISVDDPDLVWLPGFIETALQRSIWYPSTVATISYNVKQELLKAYKISVSTNNYENIKYQLHDFGARGASSGESAGIGGLAHLLNFMGTDTMEAVYLGNKLYQIPIKELACSIIASEHSTVTSWGNKHIGERESLLNIIDICKQHGDRIFAFVSDSYDYFYTVDKIWGDPEIIKAIQDANLSPIVRPDSGDPVEVVLYALDSLSKSWGYTTNNKGYKVLNTIRIIQGDGMNIDRITTLINKIIEHKYSVENVSFGMGGGLLQNLNRDSMSWSMKMYKLKQNDEWRDIRKNPLTQQEKASYNPQNIVDNSEWVTHYQWNDMLLEPIIYIENFQDIRKRTQI from the coding sequence ATGTTACAATTTTGTTCTAACATTTTAAGAAGTTTTGCAACAGATGCTTATAAAGTAAGTCATTTTTTACAATTACCAAAAAACACTCAAGCTGTTCGTTTTTACATTGCACCAAGACATGCTCTAAGACCTGAAAATAATAATTATATTGTTTTTGGAATTAGATATTTTATTGAGAAATACCTAAAAATACCTATTTCCTATCAAGATATTGAAGAAACTAAAAAAATATGGGAATCTTTTAATCTAGGAGGTATCTCATCTACATTTCCAGAAAAAGAATTTAAAAAAATAATATCTAAGTATAAAGGCTTTCTTCCTATAAAAATAGTCGGGGTCAAAGAAGGTACTATTTTAAATAAATATAATATACCTATTTTTATTATTTCTGTTGATGATCCGGATTTAGTTTGGTTACCAGGATTTATTGAAACGGCACTTCAACGATCAATATGGTATCCTTCCACGGTAGCTACAATATCATATAATGTAAAACAAGAATTATTAAAAGCTTATAAAATAAGTGTTTCTACAAATAATTATGAAAATATTAAATACCAATTACATGATTTTGGTGCAAGAGGTGCATCTTCAGGAGAAAGTGCTGGTATAGGTGGTTTGGCACATCTTTTAAATTTTATGGGAACAGATACTATGGAAGCCGTATATTTAGGAAATAAATTATATCAAATTCCTATTAAAGAACTCGCTTGTTCCATTATTGCATCAGAACATAGTACTGTTACAAGTTGGGGTAATAAACATATTGGAGAAAGAGAGTCTTTACTTAATATAATAGATATTTGTAAACAACATGGAGATCGTATATTTGCATTTGTTTCTGATTCTTATGATTATTTTTATACTGTTGATAAAATTTGGGGAGATCCTGAAATTATTAAAGCTATCCAAGATGCAAATCTCTCTCCTATTGTTCGTCCAGATTCTGGAGATCCTGTAGAAGTTGTCCTTTATGCTTTAGATTCTCTTTCTAAATCTTGGGGATATACAACAAATAATAAGGGATATAAAGTATTAAATACTATTAGAATTATACAGGGTGATGGCATGAACATAGATCGTATAACAACATTAATTAATAAAATTATTGAACATAAATATTCTGTAGAAAATGTTTCTTTTGGTATGGGAGGAGGATTACTACAAAATTTAAATAGAGACTCTATGAGTTGGTCTATGAAAATGTATAAACTCAAGCAAAATGATGAATGGAGAGATATTCGAAAAAATCCTCTAACTCAGCAAGAAAAAGCTTCTTATAATCCTCAAAATATTGTAGATAACTCAGAATGGGTAACTCATTACCAATGGAATGATATGTTACTAGAACCAATTATTTATATAGAAAATTTCCAAGATATTCGAAAAAGAACACAAATATAA